The sequence GCGGGTGCTGCTGACCGAACGGGACGGGTTCCGGCTGGCTGCGGACGCGGTGCCGTCGGATGCCGATCTGGTCGTCGTCGGCAACCCCACCAACCCCACCTCCGTCCTGCACCCCGCAAAGACCCTGGCTTCTCTGGCCCGGCCCGGCCGGACCCTGGTGGTGGACGAGGCGTTCATGGACGCGGTGCCCGGGGAGCGGGCCGCGCTGGCCGGGCGGACGGATCTGCCGGGGCTGGTCGTGCTGCGCAGCCTCACCAAGACCTGGGGGCTCGCGGGCCTGCGGATCGGCTACGTCCTGGCCACGCCCGACCTGATCGCCGATCTGGCCGCGGCGCAGCCGCTGTGGCCGGTCTCCAGCCCCGCGCTGGCCGCGGCGCGGGCCTGCACCACGCCCGCGGCGCTGGCGGAGGCGGCCGCGGCGGCCGAGGAGATCGCCGCCGACCGGGCCCATCTGCTGGCCCGGCTGGGCGAGTTCCCGACGCTGCGGGCGGTCGGCCCGGCCGAGGCGCCGTTCGTGCTGATCCGGCTGCCGGACGCCATGACGGTACGGGCCGGGCTGCGGGCGCGCGGCTTCGCGGTACGGCGCGGGGACACCTTCCCCGGCCTGGGCCCCGACTGGCTGCGGCTCGCGGTCCGGGACCGGGCGACCACCGACCGCCTCGTGACGGCGCTGGCGGAGGTGCTGGGCGCGGCGGGGTCCTGAGCGGGGCCCGGCACCGTCCTCTGGGGGTCTCGCCGGGACCTCGTGGGCACCACGCTCGGACGAGGTCCCGGCGAGGGGTGGGGCACGCCGTGCGGAGCGCGCCCCGGCCGTCCCCGTACCGGCGCCCCCACAGCACCGGCACGGGGACAGTCCGTCAGCCGCGGCCTTCCGGCGCGGCGGTGCGGCGCCGACGGACGAGACCGAACGTCCCGGCGCCCGCGGCGAGCAGCAGGGCGGAGCCCCCGGCGAGGTACGGGGTGGCCGAACTGCTTCCGGTCTCGGCGAGGTTGGTGCCGGTGTGGGAGCCGGACGGGGTGTTCACGTGGGTACCGCCGGAGGCCGAGCCGCCGGAGGAGCCGCCTGCGGCACCACCCGACTGACCGCCGGACTGGCCACCGGACTGCCCGCCCGAAGCGCCCCCGGACTGGCCCCCGCTCTGCCCGCCCGTCGTCCCGCCCGAACCGCCCTGCGGCGTCTCGCAGGTCGCCCGGGCGAGCGTGACCCGCCCCCGGACCTCGGCCACGTTCAGCTTCAACGGGTTGACATCGACGTTCAGTTCCAGCGCGGTCGCCGCCGCGCTGCGGCCCGTCACACTGTGCTTCGACAGATCGAGCCGGACCTCACCGACCCCGGGCACCTTGACGTCCGT is a genomic window of Streptomyces gilvosporeus containing:
- the cobC gene encoding Rv2231c family pyridoxal phosphate-dependent protein CobC, whose protein sequence is MRAIADTGAATGHEPDLRHHGDAEVRAADDLTDLAVNVRAGTPPAWLKAEIAASLDGLAAYPDGRAARRAVAARHGLPVDRVLLTSGAAEAFVLLARAVRAQRPVVVHPQFTEPEAALRDAGHTVERVLLTERDGFRLAADAVPSDADLVVVGNPTNPTSVLHPAKTLASLARPGRTLVVDEAFMDAVPGERAALAGRTDLPGLVVLRSLTKTWGLAGLRIGYVLATPDLIADLAAAQPLWPVSSPALAAARACTTPAALAEAAAAAEEIAADRAHLLARLGEFPTLRAVGPAEAPFVLIRLPDAMTVRAGLRARGFAVRRGDTFPGLGPDWLRLAVRDRATTDRLVTALAEVLGAAGS